One Candidatus Poribacteria bacterium DNA window includes the following coding sequences:
- a CDS encoding aldo/keto reductase encodes MEYLAYGETGLEISRLCFGAGHLNNTCENYEAGGKLMLKALDEGITFWDTAEGYGSQPHLGEAVRQINRGEVVIQTKTGAKDYEGANVSIERSLQEMQTDYLDVLLLHGIASPEDLISREGALDAFREAKAAGKIRVIGCSTHIYTGPVMDAVIDHPELEVILATANKEGRMLEGGPFDRHLEYIQRAYNLGKGISIMKVIVAGNIPEADMPEWIEWGFNLETAHAINLGISNYRHITLDVGLARASARRRLIQTRAA; translated from the coding sequence ATGGAATATTTAGCTTATGGAGAAACGGGTTTGGAGATCTCACGTCTCTGCTTTGGTGCAGGGCATCTTAATAACACGTGTGAAAATTATGAAGCCGGTGGCAAACTGATGTTGAAGGCGCTGGACGAAGGAATTACCTTCTGGGATACGGCTGAAGGTTACGGGAGTCAACCGCACCTCGGCGAGGCGGTCCGCCAAATTAACAGGGGAGAAGTCGTCATTCAAACGAAGACCGGCGCGAAAGATTATGAAGGTGCTAACGTGAGCATTGAGCGTTCCCTTCAGGAAATGCAAACGGATTACTTGGACGTTTTACTCTTACACGGTATCGCCTCGCCTGAAGACTTGATATCGCGGGAAGGGGCACTGGATGCGTTTCGAGAGGCAAAAGCTGCTGGTAAAATCCGAGTCATCGGCTGCTCGACGCACATCTACACAGGTCCTGTCATGGATGCCGTAATTGACCATCCCGAACTTGAGGTTATTCTGGCAACAGCGAATAAAGAGGGTCGGATGTTAGAAGGCGGTCCCTTTGATCGGCATCTGGAATATATCCAACGTGCGTACAACCTTGGGAAAGGCATTAGTATCATGAAGGTTATCGTTGCGGGTAATATTCCAGAGGCGGATATGCCGGAATGGATTGAGTGGGGCTTCAACCTCGAAACCGCGCACGCCATCAATCTCGGTATTAGCAATTACCGCCATATCACATTGGATGTTGGACTGGCACGTGCGAGCGCGAGACGACGGTTGATACAGACCAGAGCGGCTTAA
- a CDS encoding XRE family transcriptional regulator, with product MCSDVKFEESSGNVFKDIGFSDAEAEILSFRTKLTFEVFTLLKKSRLQRAKAAKLLGVDPADVLKLKNGDDDHFSLTRLSDFRDRLQCYVKNQVTLSENDSKQGPTNALDATR from the coding sequence ATGTGTAGCGATGTAAAGTTTGAGGAAAGCAGTGGCAATGTATTTAAGGACATAGGCTTTTCTGATGCAGAGGCTGAAATTCTGTCGTTTCGCACGAAGTTGACGTTTGAAGTCTTTACACTTCTCAAGAAGTCTCGGCTGCAACGCGCGAAGGCAGCAAAACTTTTGGGTGTTGATCCAGCAGATGTCTTAAAACTTAAGAACGGCGACGATGACCATTTTAGCTTGACCCGCCTTTCTGATTTCCGAGATCGGCTGCAGTGTTATGTGAAAAATCAAGTTACACTATCAGAGAACGATAGCAAACAAGGTCCAACAAACGCACTTGATGCTACAAGATAA
- a CDS encoding alcohol dehydrogenase catalytic domain-containing protein gives MSKTMRAIMCREPWDYRLEEVLMPEAGPGEVVIKVSACGVCASDIKCWTGAPLFWGDEHRKPYVEAPVIAGHEFIGEVVELGEGAGEKYGLQIGDTAIAEQIVPCWECRYCRTGKYWLCQVHNIYGFQPVVNGGMADYMKFPARSLVYKVPSDIPTANAAVIEPLACSIHAVQRGNIEFGDVVVVAGAGTLGLGMIGAAKLKNPGVLIAVDLMPNRLAVAKKLGADIGINPSETDAVQTVLDLTEGYGCDVYIEATGHPKAVEQGLHMIRKAGTFVEFSVMREPVTVDWTIIGDTKELNIHGSHLGPYAYPLAIDYIHRGLIDVSLMVTHQLPLEDYLTGFEMVQEGSDSIKVQLVP, from the coding sequence ATGTCGAAAACGATGCGCGCGATTATGTGTCGTGAACCGTGGGATTACCGTCTTGAAGAGGTGCTGATGCCGGAGGCGGGTCCCGGTGAAGTCGTTATTAAGGTGAGTGCCTGCGGTGTCTGCGCAAGCGACATCAAGTGCTGGACAGGCGCGCCGCTTTTCTGGGGCGACGAACACCGCAAACCTTATGTGGAAGCACCTGTTATCGCTGGACACGAATTCATCGGTGAGGTTGTGGAACTCGGTGAAGGCGCGGGTGAGAAGTATGGTCTTCAGATAGGCGATACTGCTATCGCTGAGCAGATTGTGCCGTGTTGGGAGTGCCGTTACTGCCGAACGGGGAAGTATTGGCTCTGCCAAGTCCATAACATCTACGGATTTCAACCCGTTGTCAACGGCGGTATGGCGGACTATATGAAGTTCCCTGCGCGTTCGCTTGTTTACAAGGTGCCTTCTGACATTCCGACGGCGAATGCAGCGGTGATTGAACCGCTCGCCTGCTCTATTCACGCCGTGCAACGTGGGAACATCGAGTTCGGGGATGTTGTTGTGGTTGCGGGTGCAGGCACACTCGGACTGGGTATGATTGGCGCGGCGAAGTTGAAAAATCCAGGGGTACTTATTGCTGTTGACCTGATGCCAAATCGGTTAGCGGTTGCCAAAAAATTGGGCGCGGATATCGGGATTAACCCATCGGAAACGGATGCCGTGCAAACGGTGTTAGATTTAACGGAAGGCTATGGGTGTGATGTCTATATTGAAGCGACGGGACATCCGAAAGCGGTTGAACAGGGATTGCACATGATCCGAAAGGCAGGCACGTTTGTGGAATTCAGCGTTATGCGGGAACCGGTGACGGTGGACTGGACTATCATTGGGGATACAAAAGAGCTGAATATCCACGGTTCGCATCTGGGTCCGTATGCGTATCCGTTGGCGATTGATTATATCCACCGTGGTCTGATTGATGTGAGTCTTATGGTAACGCATCAGCTGCCGTTGGAGGACTATCTCACAGGGTTTGAGATGGTTCAGGAGGGGTCGGACTCCATTAAGGTGCAGTTGGTGCCTTAA
- a CDS encoding tRNA methyltransferase, whose amino-acid sequence MKQLRRKPLKDFLKQVKPPERELVFILQDVQDPINVGSAFRIADACRVKELILTGISARPPHPLVRKVARGKHRRVKWRYVEQAADAIVSLKAEGYTSFALEITAQSIRYDAMDYPNKVCLIVGHEDHGVTQRTLAACDRVIFLPMYGAGASLNVHVSLGIAAYHILHC is encoded by the coding sequence ATGAAACAACTCCGCCGCAAACCGCTTAAAGACTTTCTGAAGCAGGTGAAACCGCCAGAGAGAGAACTGGTTTTTATCCTCCAAGACGTACAAGACCCGATTAATGTCGGTTCTGCGTTTCGGATAGCCGATGCGTGCCGTGTGAAAGAACTCATCCTGACGGGTATCAGTGCGCGACCGCCGCATCCACTTGTTCGTAAAGTCGCGCGGGGCAAACATCGACGTGTGAAATGGCGGTATGTGGAGCAGGCAGCGGATGCCATTGTATCCCTTAAAGCCGAGGGTTACACGAGTTTCGCTTTGGAGATTACCGCGCAATCCATCCGCTACGATGCGATGGACTATCCTAATAAAGTCTGCCTTATCGTCGGACACGAGGACCACGGTGTAACGCAGCGGACGCTTGCTGCTTGCGATAGGGTCATCTTCCTACCGATGTACGGGGCGGGTGCATCACTGAACGTTCACGTCTCGTTGGGCATTGCCGCTTATCATATCTTACATTGCTAA
- a CDS encoding phytanoyl-CoA dioxygenase family protein gives MMTPEQRYLFDVSGYLHLKNVMSAEELKAAQDAAAEYINTPTEKLPPGFDSSEKNLPNGFAFAKPLEALTMHRSTWPIIKELTNNRPQLFRGTMIADRAGVSESAEGLRLHCAREDFGWHANRYEVRNGRIFCDDFVIFPYLYDVNPGDGGLLVVPGTHKTVFDRPEHLYNSGQIKDADDIPEGVVNITPKAGDFVIISELLTHGALPWKPKDRYRCVLTLRYRPQHRGESRVSEEVRERLSPETLELISQAGHFDTKEIVKKDVITLT, from the coding sequence ATGATGACCCCTGAACAGCGTTATCTTTTTGATGTTAGTGGATACCTTCATCTGAAGAATGTTATGAGTGCAGAAGAACTAAAAGCGGCGCAAGACGCAGCAGCGGAATACATCAATACCCCTACCGAAAAACTTCCACCCGGATTTGACTCCAGCGAAAAAAACCTACCAAACGGCTTCGCCTTTGCGAAACCGTTAGAGGCACTCACAATGCACCGATCGACCTGGCCCATTATCAAAGAATTGACGAATAACCGACCGCAACTGTTCCGCGGGACGATGATTGCGGATCGGGCGGGTGTGTCGGAGTCGGCGGAAGGCTTACGCTTGCATTGTGCACGAGAGGATTTTGGATGGCACGCCAATCGGTATGAGGTCCGAAACGGTCGCATCTTTTGTGACGATTTTGTTATTTTTCCCTACCTATACGATGTGAACCCCGGAGATGGTGGATTGCTGGTTGTTCCCGGCACACACAAAACTGTTTTCGATCGTCCTGAACACCTCTATAACAGTGGACAGATTAAGGATGCCGATGATATTCCAGAAGGGGTCGTTAACATCACGCCAAAAGCAGGGGATTTCGTAATCATCTCTGAACTCTTGACGCACGGTGCGCTGCCTTGGAAACCGAAGGACCGGTATCGTTGCGTCCTGACCTTACGCTACAGACCTCAACACCGTGGTGAGAGTCGAGTGTCGGAAGAGGTTAGAGAACGATTGTCCCCGGAAACGTTGGAACTCATCTCCCAGGCAGGTCACTTTGACACGAAAGAGATTGTTAAAAAGGACGTTATTACGTTGACGTAG
- a CDS encoding amidohydrolase family protein: MKFKGQTLFNTTPVEIILADARVQEIREIPSTDSPTYVAPALIDIQVNGFAGFDLNTATVTSGDVRAMVRALWKVGTGFLCPTVVTGSFDRIYNSLHAIIEASKADALVAHAMLGIHLEGPYISAEDGPRGAHPLEHVRDPDWDEFQRWQDIAEGKITIVTLAPEKKGAIPFIEKLVADGIVVALGHTNAAASDIHAAIDAGARLSTHLGNGAHALIRRHPNYIWEQLGADELWASLIVDGHHLPASVAKSMMRAKTLDRCVLVSDAVALAGMKPGIYEFAEKSVELTADRCVRLVGTEYLAGSAIELARGIENSVRFAGISLEEAVSLATLQPMRLLDAKAHVEATSNLILFEWDESQCEINLIATIVNNELVYHTERQ, encoded by the coding sequence ATGAAATTCAAAGGACAAACCCTTTTCAATACTACCCCTGTCGAAATCATCCTTGCCGACGCACGCGTTCAGGAGATCCGTGAAATTCCCTCCACTGACAGTCCAACTTATGTCGCACCGGCATTGATAGACATTCAGGTGAACGGCTTTGCTGGTTTTGACCTCAATACCGCTACCGTTACATCGGGAGACGTGCGCGCGATGGTGCGCGCGCTCTGGAAAGTCGGTACCGGGTTCTTATGTCCAACGGTTGTGACCGGCTCTTTCGATCGGATCTATAATTCACTACATGCTATTATAGAAGCGTCTAAGGCAGACGCGTTGGTTGCCCACGCAATGCTCGGTATCCATCTTGAGGGACCCTATATCTCTGCAGAAGATGGACCGCGCGGGGCACACCCACTGGAACACGTCAGAGACCCGGATTGGGACGAATTTCAGCGATGGCAGGACATCGCCGAGGGGAAAATCACCATCGTGACCCTCGCTCCTGAAAAAAAGGGTGCTATTCCGTTCATCGAAAAACTGGTTGCAGACGGGATTGTGGTCGCGTTAGGGCATACAAACGCCGCCGCAAGCGACATCCACGCAGCAATCGACGCCGGTGCGAGACTCTCCACGCACCTCGGCAACGGTGCACACGCATTAATCCGACGGCACCCGAACTACATCTGGGAGCAACTCGGTGCCGATGAGCTCTGGGCAAGCCTTATCGTCGATGGACACCACCTGCCCGCTTCCGTCGCCAAGTCGATGATGCGGGCGAAGACCCTCGACCGATGCGTCCTCGTCAGCGATGCGGTGGCTCTGGCAGGCATGAAACCCGGTATCTACGAGTTCGCAGAGAAATCTGTAGAATTGACCGCCGACCGATGTGTCCGCTTGGTCGGCACAGAATATCTCGCCGGTTCTGCCATCGAATTGGCACGCGGTATTGAAAACAGCGTCCGATTCGCAGGTATCTCGCTTGAAGAAGCCGTCTCACTCGCCACGCTACAACCCATGCGTCTATTGGACGCGAAGGCACACGTAGAAGCAACCTCGAACCTAATTCTCTTTGAATGGGATGAATCGCAGTGTGAAATCAACCTGATAGCGACAATCGTCAACAACGAATTGGTTTACCACACGGAGAGGCAGTGA
- a CDS encoding type II toxin-antitoxin system RelE/ParE family toxin, whose protein sequence is MKDVVWVGDSRERLQQFPKGARQAIGKAVMYAQLGDKHPTAKPMRGIGSDVFQVVTRYSTNAYRAVYTVSIGERVYVLHCFEKKSTRGIRTPKREIDLIKQRLRRAKEMEAIDV, encoded by the coding sequence ATGAAAGATGTCGTATGGGTTGGGGATTCCCGCGAGCGGCTGCAGCAATTTCCCAAAGGAGCCAGACAAGCAATCGGCAAGGCAGTGATGTATGCACAACTGGGAGATAAGCATCCAACTGCCAAACCCATGCGAGGTATCGGGTCAGATGTCTTTCAGGTTGTTACACGGTATTCTACCAATGCCTATCGGGCTGTTTACACAGTCAGCATCGGGGAGCGGGTGTATGTATTGCACTGCTTTGAGAAAAAATCAACACGAGGTATAAGAACTCCGAAAAGGGAAATAGACCTTATCAAGCAACGCTTAAGGCGAGCAAAAGAAATGGAGGCAATAGATGTGTAG
- a CDS encoding phytanoyl-CoA dioxygenase family protein yields MPHTNEAAIDIDWHPLSDEDIRHFDDNGYLIVRNVLDSDTIDKLIEASDRLMASDRRENRQHNSNNRYDSFRNCISIDDAFIPLITQETILPIVVQLLGAHLQLMTSHLIYKHPDPPDTPDTARMPGWHRDYGMATKTHGNKLPRILLKCAYYFTDLSEPNSGATLVAPGSNHLLERIPIPKGQADPEGALEPSLKSGDCLLFENRIFHAGGANLTDKTRKGVMFGYGYRWVMPMDYRTQEQSLLDKLTPLEQYLVGEPFKKTKEYHPGGGESPLASWCEQHGAPAVRRVT; encoded by the coding sequence ATGCCACACACAAACGAAGCAGCAATTGATATAGACTGGCACCCACTGTCTGATGAAGACATACGCCATTTTGACGACAACGGCTATCTCATCGTCCGAAATGTCCTCGACTCAGATACCATCGACAAACTCATTGAAGCCAGCGACCGACTCATGGCGAGCGATCGGCGTGAGAATCGCCAACACAACTCCAACAACCGATACGACAGTTTCCGAAACTGCATCTCTATTGACGATGCCTTCATTCCGCTTATCACGCAGGAAACCATCCTTCCCATCGTCGTTCAACTGCTCGGTGCCCATTTGCAACTGATGACCTCACACCTGATATACAAACACCCCGATCCGCCGGACACACCGGATACCGCTCGTATGCCGGGGTGGCATCGTGACTACGGCATGGCAACAAAAACACACGGCAACAAGTTACCACGCATTCTGCTGAAATGCGCCTACTACTTCACCGATCTGAGTGAACCCAATTCCGGCGCAACGCTTGTCGCCCCCGGTAGCAATCATCTCCTTGAGCGGATTCCTATTCCAAAAGGACAAGCGGATCCAGAAGGCGCACTCGAACCGAGTTTAAAATCCGGGGATTGCCTGCTGTTTGAGAATCGTATTTTTCATGCAGGGGGTGCAAATTTAACGGACAAGACCCGCAAAGGCGTGATGTTCGGCTACGGTTACCGGTGGGTAATGCCAATGGATTATCGGACACAGGAACAGAGTTTGTTGGATAAACTAACGCCGCTTGAGCAGTATTTGGTTGGAGAACCCTTCAAGAAAACGAAAGAATACCATCCGGGCGGTGGCGAAAGCCCACTTGCATCGTGGTGTGAGCAGCACGGTGCTCCAGCGGTGAGACGGGTTACTTAA
- a CDS encoding tetratricopeptide repeat protein: MSQRSVRYNSTCIKRVWIVGSLSIFCFVVSLAAQQTNDEQANHYTRGMRAIQLGLYDEAIDAFQHVLKLNPRNAEAYCELGAVYTFKEKTDDALAAYLRALELPASSQTHGVAHVCLARIYHSQGRFADAENHGQHATVMLPKNAEAFFRLADTYLQRGKLDLARQAYQQALTLDADLAPVYQGLGKVAFLQNILEEAVQHYQKALTLAPYHAETHYNLALVHRRLGQRSVRGVSNPDALQHIAEAKSLMASFQEVKAYNEQTNRYRRHLLEEPTALEPRLKLAAAHFEIGNHQEAIRAYQTATALHPDVPALYHNLGGIYMQTGQFPEAVEAFQRLIQLDDTDAEAYLNLGWLHARLRQFADAQTYLQTAIQKDRTLTPAYYGLAEVYVQQHQFGEAIAVYRQLAEANPNDATPWVRLGVLHLKQQQISDAITAFTHAIAVDENSADAHNNLAWLYATQGKELRRAVELAERAVVLDANAARLDTLAFAYYRYGAYPEAEQVILRAIDLAPDNAAYKTRLNEIRQAMKDSNKQ; the protein is encoded by the coding sequence ATGTCACAGAGATCGGTTCGTTATAATAGCACTTGTATAAAAAGAGTCTGGATTGTAGGAAGCCTTTCCATCTTCTGTTTTGTAGTATCACTTGCAGCGCAGCAAACCAACGACGAACAGGCAAACCATTACACCCGTGGAATGCGCGCAATTCAGTTAGGGCTTTACGATGAAGCGATTGATGCCTTTCAACATGTCTTGAAATTAAATCCGCGAAACGCTGAAGCGTACTGTGAACTCGGTGCGGTTTACACCTTCAAAGAAAAGACCGACGATGCATTAGCAGCCTATCTCCGTGCCTTGGAGCTGCCTGCCTCCTCACAGACACACGGCGTTGCACACGTCTGTCTGGCGCGAATCTACCATTCGCAAGGCAGGTTCGCAGACGCTGAAAACCACGGGCAACACGCCACCGTCATGCTACCGAAAAACGCTGAAGCCTTTTTTCGTCTCGCTGATACATACCTACAACGCGGAAAATTGGACTTAGCGCGACAGGCGTATCAACAAGCACTGACACTTGATGCTGACCTTGCCCCCGTCTATCAAGGCTTAGGGAAAGTCGCATTCCTCCAGAATATACTGGAAGAAGCCGTGCAGCACTACCAGAAAGCCCTCACCCTCGCACCCTATCACGCCGAAACCCACTACAACCTCGCGCTCGTCCATCGACGTTTAGGACAGCGTTCCGTACGAGGGGTTTCTAACCCCGATGCCTTACAGCACATAGCAGAAGCAAAAAGCCTGATGGCCTCCTTTCAAGAGGTAAAAGCCTACAACGAACAGACGAATCGATACCGCAGACACTTATTGGAGGAACCGACTGCCTTAGAACCACGTCTCAAGTTGGCAGCGGCCCACTTTGAGATTGGAAACCATCAAGAAGCGATACGTGCTTATCAAACCGCAACGGCGTTACATCCAGATGTCCCCGCGCTCTACCACAATCTCGGTGGGATTTACATGCAGACAGGACAGTTTCCAGAAGCCGTCGAGGCGTTTCAACGACTTATTCAACTTGATGACACCGACGCTGAGGCGTACCTTAACCTCGGTTGGCTCCATGCGCGTCTCCGTCAATTCGCCGATGCGCAGACCTATCTACAAACCGCAATTCAGAAAGATAGGACGCTGACACCCGCCTATTACGGACTCGCGGAAGTCTATGTGCAACAACATCAGTTCGGCGAGGCAATCGCTGTTTATCGGCAGTTAGCAGAAGCAAACCCGAATGATGCCACACCGTGGGTGCGGTTAGGCGTGCTACACCTTAAACAACAACAGATTTCGGACGCGATCACTGCCTTTACACACGCTATTGCTGTTGATGAAAACTCGGCAGACGCACATAACAACCTCGCGTGGCTATACGCAACACAGGGGAAAGAACTCAGGCGCGCCGTTGAACTGGCAGAACGTGCTGTTGTATTAGACGCGAATGCCGCCCGTCTGGATACCCTCGCCTTCGCATACTACCGCTACGGTGCGTATCCTGAAGCAGAACAGGTTATCCTACGCGCAATTGACTTGGCACCGGACAACGCCGCCTACAAAACCCGTCTGAACGAAATTCGGCAGGCAATGAAGGATTCCAATAAACAATGA